Genomic segment of Terriglobia bacterium:
AACTGTGCAGGGTTATCCGATGAATGGGACGAAAGCGCCTTCGAAGACGACGTTCTATGGACTCTACGACCGTTCTGCGAGCTTCGACAATAAGCCGCCATTCAATCTGATGCCCCGGTTTGCCGAGCGCAAGGACCGGATCGATATGGCGACTCCGCTGGATTTCGTGGCGGCCGCGGATATTATCGGCGGCAACTCAGGGTCGCCGGTGATTAATAAGAACGGCGAGTTTGTCGGCATTATCTTTGACGGCAACATCGAGAGCCTTACCGGCAACTTCGTTTACATCGAAGAGTCGAATCGTGCGGTTGCCGTGCACAGTGCAGCGATTATCGAAGCGCTGAGGAAGGTGTATGACGCCGCCAGCGTGGCGAATGAGCTGGAGGGGAAATAAGCCGCAGATGGCGCGGATGCCGCAGATAAGGGCCGCATCTGCGGCATCCGCGCCATCTGCGGCTAAAAAATACGAAACGATTGGGGTTGTACCGAATCGAACTGCATAAGCCTCCCTGTCACGGGATGTCGGAAATCCAGATGGGCGCCATGCAGCGCCAGCCGCCGAATCGGATTTGTCCGACTACCATAGTTCTTATCACCCACAATGGGATAGCCGTTCTCCGCCAGATGGACGCGAATCTGATGTTTCCTTCCGGTTTCAAGCCTCACTTCGACGACGGTGTTCTTCGCATTTCGCTTGAGTACATGCACGTGCGTCACAGCGAGCTTTCCCATCCTGGTGTTTTTAGTCGAATAAACCCGGTAGGCTGCGTTCTCCGTTAAATACGAACGAATGGTGAAATCATCCGCCTTTACCCGGCCTTCCACCACGGCGACATAACGCCGGCCGGCGGTGTGCGCCTTAAATTGATCCTGGAGATGTTCTTTCGCATTGGGACTCTTGGCGAAAACCAGCAGACCCGAAGCCTCGCGGTCGAGCCGGTGAACGATGAAG
This window contains:
- a CDS encoding RluA family pseudouridine synthase, with the protein product MTDLKIVFEDDSLIVVDKPEGLLTMATDTERSKTAYAILRHYLNSKKPPDQLFIVHRLDREASGLLVFAKSPNAKEHLQDQFKAHTAGRRYVAVVEGRVKADDFTIRSYLTENAAYRVYSTKNTRMGKLAVTHVHVLKRNAKNTVVEVRLETGRKHQIRVHLAENGYPIVGDKNYGSRTNPIRRLALHGAHLDFRHPVTGRLMQFDSVQPQSFRIF